The following proteins are co-located in the Trichormus variabilis 0441 genome:
- a CDS encoding 2OG-Fe(II) oxygenase, producing MINLQSIRTAVIQKVPYHWALIKDLLSKEVSLELTASFPKQDFFLSTGEGYGYYWGKIIASSQDIPLLLKFKDDRWRQRLAQGKLTSDLKHLSHAWRNLIEGLWTNAYRQALGDMTGLDLTDCVMDIGFRQYKSGHQHFPHTDEPNKVLTHLLFFNQEWSENWGGCLRILKGSEPDSAFQDILPLSHSSVVIVRSDNSWHMVTPVTSPTSESRLALRVAFFRNV from the coding sequence ATGATAAATCTCCAATCTATTCGTACCGCAGTCATCCAAAAAGTTCCGTATCATTGGGCTTTAATTAAAGATTTATTATCAAAAGAAGTAAGTCTAGAATTAACCGCCAGTTTTCCCAAACAAGATTTTTTCCTATCAACAGGGGAGGGTTACGGCTATTACTGGGGAAAGATAATTGCTTCTAGTCAAGATATTCCTTTACTACTCAAATTTAAAGACGATCGCTGGCGACAACGCCTTGCACAAGGAAAACTAACTTCTGACTTAAAACACCTCAGTCATGCGTGGCGAAATCTGATAGAAGGACTCTGGACAAATGCTTATCGTCAAGCTTTGGGAGATATGACTGGCTTAGATTTGACAGATTGTGTAATGGATATTGGATTTCGTCAATATAAATCAGGACATCAACATTTTCCCCATACAGATGAACCGAATAAGGTTTTAACTCATCTGCTATTTTTCAATCAAGAATGGTCAGAAAATTGGGGTGGTTGTTTGCGGATTCTTAAAGGCTCTGAACCGGATTCGGCTTTTCAAGATATCTTACCTTTGAGTCATTCTTCAGTTGTGATTGTGCGTTCTGATAATTCTTGGCACATGGTAACTCCGGTTACTTCTCCTACATCTGAAAGTCGCTTGGCTTTACGAGTAGCCTTTTTTCGGAATGTTTAG
- a CDS encoding TetR/AcrR family transcriptional regulator, protein MTKLKTKRKSVYDRILQTASDLFYREGIRNVGIDRIIAESGVAKMSLYNHFKSKDALIEAWLRQEDEKWCRWLKTTVEQQTSEPAKQLLAIFDALREWFESPDFRGCAFINASVELANPDHPGYRVALEHQHAIYHYIKTLAQAAALTSPEQLARQLLLLVQGAIVVAMMEGSWSTASQAKKAALILIQTASTSTLRPSA, encoded by the coding sequence ATGACTAAACTAAAAACAAAACGTAAATCTGTCTACGATCGCATTTTGCAAACAGCATCAGATTTGTTTTATCGGGAGGGTATTCGCAATGTCGGTATTGACAGAATCATTGCGGAATCTGGTGTAGCAAAAATGTCGCTGTACAATCATTTCAAATCAAAAGATGCTTTGATTGAAGCTTGGTTACGACAAGAGGATGAAAAATGGTGTCGATGGCTAAAAACCACAGTTGAACAACAAACCTCTGAGCCTGCTAAACAACTTTTGGCAATCTTTGATGCTTTAAGAGAATGGTTTGAAAGCCCAGATTTTCGGGGTTGTGCATTTATTAACGCCTCCGTAGAATTAGCTAATCCTGACCATCCTGGGTATCGAGTAGCACTAGAACATCAACACGCGATTTACCACTACATCAAAACTCTCGCGCAAGCCGCAGCCCTGACATCACCAGAACAACTAGCCAGACAATTGCTTTTGCTTGTACAAGGTGCGATCGTAGTTGCCATGATGGAAGGCAGTTGGTCAACCGCATCCCAAGCGAAGAAAGCGGCATTAATTCTCATTCAAACAGCATCAACATCAACTCTGCGCCCCTCTGCGTAA
- a CDS encoding ABC transporter ATP-binding protein translates to MKSQENQEEINQYILNMRQVNVDSKSRKNLLSIDNFAVRPGELVAVVGPNGAGKSTLLRTINMLQSYCGEMQLFGQDARQVNQTALRRRSALVFQETLLLDDTVFNNVARVLQFRGVPKHQIKHRVYTALETFGCEHLAHRQARALSGGEGKRVCIACGLVADPELLLLDEPSAYLDVAIRPQIIEKIRQWAEARGAAVILVSHNFTDILNFADRAIALFDGGIIQDDKLEMLIRRPANQQLARLVGMDNVIPCQIEPEHRGYLIKLANTMEFSYYGEINAPITACCLSGDAFHIDDTRSAIPQQPGSVSIQGRVERIVRGVGTYTIKVKVGEQTLTARVPRNDVSENVYHHSLIKLAFHPRDAHFV, encoded by the coding sequence ATGAAATCACAGGAAAATCAGGAGGAAATCAATCAATATATCCTGAATATGCGTCAGGTGAACGTTGATAGTAAAAGCCGCAAAAATCTTCTATCAATTGATAATTTCGCTGTGCGTCCAGGGGAATTAGTCGCTGTAGTTGGCCCTAATGGTGCGGGTAAAAGCACCCTGTTAAGAACCATCAATATGTTGCAATCCTATTGTGGGGAAATGCAATTATTTGGACAGGATGCTCGTCAAGTGAATCAAACAGCCTTGCGTCGTCGTTCTGCATTGGTGTTTCAAGAAACATTACTGTTGGATGACACTGTATTTAATAATGTTGCCAGAGTCTTACAGTTTCGCGGTGTACCCAAGCACCAAATTAAGCATAGGGTATATACTGCCCTGGAAACATTCGGCTGTGAACATTTAGCACATCGACAAGCCCGCGCCCTTTCTGGTGGCGAAGGTAAGCGGGTGTGTATTGCCTGTGGGTTGGTAGCTGATCCAGAATTGCTGTTATTAGATGAGCCTTCCGCCTACTTAGATGTGGCGATTCGTCCGCAAATCATCGAGAAAATTCGCCAATGGGCGGAAGCTAGAGGGGCTGCGGTGATATTAGTCAGCCATAACTTTACAGATATCTTGAATTTTGCCGATCGCGCGATCGCATTATTTGACGGTGGAATTATCCAAGACGATAAGTTAGAAATGCTTATCCGTCGTCCAGCTAACCAACAACTCGCCAGACTTGTCGGTATGGATAACGTCATCCCTTGTCAAATAGAACCAGAACACCGTGGTTATTTGATTAAGTTAGCTAACACTATGGAGTTTTCTTATTATGGCGAAATCAATGCACCCATCACAGCCTGTTGTCTATCCGGCGATGCGTTCCATATTGACGATACACGTTCTGCAATTCCGCAACAGCCAGGATCAGTCTCTATTCAAGGCAGGGTAGAACGGATTGTGCGGGGTGTGGGAACTTATACCATCAAGGTGAAGGTGGGAGAACAAACTTTAACGGCTAGAGTTCCTCGTAATGATGTGTCAGAGAATGTTTACCATCACAGTTTGATTAAGTTGGCTTTTCATCCAAGAGATGCTCATTTTGTATGA
- a CDS encoding ABC transporter permease, with translation MDTIIDGANKALELLISGDRDVIEVMTMTLLVSGVATTISVLLGVPLGLWLALEDFIGKPVLNSVVNFGMGLPPVVVGLVVSLFLWRSGPLGDLDLMYTTTAMIIAQTIIAFPIVAGFSFAAILSINPKLRWQLLSMGATPWQAHWLLIKEARLGLIAAIIAGFGRVISEVGASMMVGGNIKGQTRVLTTAIVTEVEKGNFEVAMAIAYILLFITYSIVVSLTILQHDKKML, from the coding sequence GTGGATACAATCATTGATGGAGCGAATAAGGCTCTAGAGTTATTAATTAGTGGCGATCGCGATGTTATCGAGGTAATGACGATGACATTGCTAGTCTCTGGAGTGGCGACAACTATTAGTGTGTTGTTGGGTGTACCTTTGGGTTTGTGGTTGGCTTTAGAAGATTTCATCGGGAAACCTGTATTGAACAGCGTCGTTAACTTCGGAATGGGATTACCGCCTGTGGTGGTTGGCTTGGTGGTGAGTCTATTTTTGTGGCGTTCTGGCCCTTTGGGTGACTTGGATTTAATGTACACAACCACAGCCATGATTATCGCTCAAACTATTATTGCTTTCCCGATAGTTGCGGGTTTTAGTTTTGCTGCCATCCTCAGTATTAATCCGAAACTACGTTGGCAATTATTATCAATGGGGGCGACACCTTGGCAAGCTCATTGGTTATTAATTAAGGAAGCACGATTAGGCTTGATAGCTGCCATTATTGCGGGTTTTGGTCGCGTCATTTCGGAAGTTGGCGCATCGATGATGGTGGGGGGAAATATCAAAGGACAGACGCGAGTTTTAACTACAGCTATTGTCACAGAAGTAGAAAAAGGTAACTTTGAGGTGGCGATGGCGATCGCGTACATTCTCCTGTTCATCACCTACAGCATTGTGGTGTCGCTGACTATCTTGCAGCACGATAAGAAGATGTTATGA
- a CDS encoding substrate-binding domain-containing protein yields the protein MVQRRFVIAALASCLAVVTADIGNFLTPQANAQSPTNRNVIVAMTTSIEDSGLLDDLVPAFEKTTGYRLKKVAVGTGQALALAEKGEVDMLFVNSPKAERKVLQGGAVTNRRLVMHNDFVIVGPGNPDKAKIRGSKNVVQAFNAIAKNQALFVSRGDDSGTNKLEKDLWQQANINPAGSWYQQTGSGMARTLQVANQKLGYTLADRATYLFQKKNLDSLQVLVEGDRKLLNLYHVMQVNPQKFPRVNSAGAKAFIDFVLSPEGQRIIAAHGRKELGQPLFFADGGKSEKDYGF from the coding sequence ATGGTTCAAAGAAGATTCGTAATTGCAGCTTTAGCTTCTTGTTTAGCAGTTGTAACTGCTGACATTGGTAATTTTTTAACACCACAAGCCAACGCTCAATCTCCTACAAATCGCAATGTCATTGTCGCCATGACAACTAGCATCGAAGATAGCGGATTACTTGATGATTTAGTTCCAGCATTTGAGAAAACAACAGGCTATCGACTCAAAAAAGTTGCCGTAGGAACTGGACAAGCATTAGCCTTAGCAGAAAAAGGCGAAGTTGACATGCTATTTGTCAATTCACCCAAAGCCGAACGCAAAGTTTTACAAGGTGGTGCAGTGACTAACCGCCGTTTAGTTATGCACAATGACTTTGTAATTGTAGGGCCGGGTAATCCTGACAAAGCCAAGATTCGAGGTAGCAAAAATGTTGTCCAAGCGTTTAATGCAATTGCCAAAAATCAAGCATTATTTGTATCAAGAGGTGATGATTCAGGGACGAATAAATTAGAAAAAGACTTATGGCAACAAGCTAATATTAACCCTGCTGGTAGTTGGTATCAACAAACAGGTTCAGGAATGGCGAGAACTTTACAGGTTGCTAATCAAAAACTAGGATATACATTAGCAGATAGAGCCACCTATCTATTTCAGAAAAAGAATCTTGATTCTTTGCAGGTGTTGGTAGAAGGAGACAGGAAATTATTAAATCTGTACCATGTAATGCAAGTAAATCCGCAGAAATTCCCCAGAGTTAATAGTGCAGGAGCTAAGGCTTTTATTGATTTTGTTTTATCTCCTGAAGGACAGAGAATAATTGCTGCTCACGGTAGGAAAGAACTTGGACAGCCATTGTTTTTTGCTGATGGGGGTAAGAGTGAAAAGGATTATGGGTTTTAG
- the nifV gene encoding homocitrate synthase — MNNVVIHINDTTLRDGEQAAGIAFNVEEKIAIASLLDSIGVHELEVGIPAMGHEEAESITRIAKLGLNAKLLGWNRANLSDIQASIDCGLDRVHVSVPVSDIQIAAKFKGQRQLVLDKLRDAINFACDRGLSVSVGGEDSSRADESFLLEVAQSAQEWGAFRFRFCDTVGILDPTTTYKKVSHLVSHLSIVIEMHTHDDFGMALANTLAGVKAGAISVNTTVNGIGERAGNAPLEEVVMGLKYLYDIPTGIDTKRLVEVSRLVSKATNFPVLPWKAIVGENTFAHESGIHAHGVLQNPITYEPFAPEDVGWERRLVVGKHSGRHLLLSVLEQHGITLGQAEIQSVLDAVRHQSVKTKRSLTVEELLSLVPQR, encoded by the coding sequence ATGAACAACGTGGTTATTCACATTAACGATACAACCTTGCGAGATGGGGAACAGGCGGCGGGTATAGCCTTTAATGTGGAAGAAAAAATTGCGATCGCCTCTCTACTCGATTCTATCGGTGTTCACGAATTAGAAGTTGGCATTCCCGCAATGGGACATGAAGAAGCTGAATCGATTACAAGGATTGCCAAATTAGGATTAAATGCCAAACTACTCGGCTGGAATCGGGCGAATTTGTCAGATATCCAAGCATCTATCGATTGTGGTTTGGATAGAGTTCATGTTTCTGTTCCCGTCTCCGATATTCAGATAGCTGCTAAATTCAAAGGACAACGACAGTTAGTCTTAGATAAACTACGGGATGCAATTAATTTTGCCTGCGATCGCGGTTTATCTGTCTCCGTCGGTGGCGAAGACTCTTCCAGAGCCGATGAATCCTTCCTACTAGAAGTTGCCCAATCTGCCCAAGAATGGGGCGCGTTTCGGTTTCGCTTCTGTGATACCGTAGGAATTCTCGACCCCACAACCACCTACAAAAAAGTTAGTCATTTGGTATCGCACCTATCAATTGTTATCGAAATGCACACACATGACGACTTTGGTATGGCCTTAGCGAACACCTTAGCCGGTGTAAAAGCTGGCGCGATATCTGTGAACACCACCGTCAATGGTATAGGTGAACGAGCCGGAAATGCACCCTTAGAAGAAGTAGTGATGGGACTCAAATATCTCTACGATATACCCACAGGTATTGATACCAAACGACTCGTAGAAGTATCAAGACTAGTCTCCAAAGCGACTAATTTCCCTGTACTTCCTTGGAAAGCGATCGTTGGTGAAAATACCTTTGCACACGAATCAGGGATTCATGCTCATGGCGTACTGCAAAACCCCATCACCTATGAACCATTCGCACCAGAAGACGTAGGTTGGGAACGACGCTTAGTAGTAGGTAAACATTCCGGTCGCCATCTCCTACTCAGCGTCCTGGAACAACACGGTATCACCCTCGGCCAAGCCGAAATTCAATCAGTATTAGATGCAGTCCGCCATCAATCAGTCAAAACCAAACGCAGCCTCACCGTTGAAGAACTACTAAGTTTAGTTCCTCAAAGATAA
- a CDS encoding substrate-binding domain-containing protein, which produces MKLDINICNNIKSIRTRLGMSQQDLANIAGVTRQTISGVESGQYAPSVAITLRLAKALGCQVENLFWLEDDLPEIEAVLAKPVPTGQQLRVSLAKVGGQWIAYPLVGKEAFRMEMIPADGRAESQTHTNKVQVRLLDDLDKLQNTVVIAGCTPVISFLARATERWHPQLRVHYHFANSMAALRSLNRGEVHIAGMHLYDPQTGEHNIPFAREALDGRSAVLITLGIWEEGLVVAPGNPMEIKSLSDLVELEATIINREPGSGSRMLLERKLKEEKVSANTIKGYEHIVHSHQDVALSIAAGIADAGVSTASVAAAFGLGFIPLHQARYDLVILKEYLEEAPVQQFLSILGHRLVQSQLEVLGGYDISDIGEVVATI; this is translated from the coding sequence ATGAAGCTAGATATCAATATCTGCAACAACATCAAGTCTATCAGAACCCGTTTAGGCATGAGCCAGCAAGATTTGGCTAATATAGCTGGCGTAACCCGTCAGACGATTAGTGGTGTGGAATCTGGACAATATGCGCCTTCTGTCGCCATTACTTTACGTTTAGCTAAAGCACTGGGTTGTCAAGTCGAAAACTTATTCTGGTTAGAAGATGATTTACCTGAAATTGAAGCAGTTCTGGCTAAACCAGTCCCCACTGGACAACAACTGAGAGTGAGTCTAGCAAAGGTTGGCGGTCAATGGATAGCTTATCCTCTCGTGGGCAAGGAAGCTTTTCGGATGGAAATGATTCCTGCTGATGGAAGAGCAGAGAGTCAGACACATACGAATAAAGTCCAGGTGCGGCTGCTTGATGATTTGGACAAATTACAAAATACAGTCGTCATTGCTGGTTGTACACCAGTTATTTCCTTCTTAGCCAGAGCGACTGAACGCTGGCATCCCCAGCTACGCGTCCATTATCATTTTGCTAATAGTATGGCTGCCTTGCGTAGTTTAAATCGGGGTGAAGTCCACATTGCAGGGATGCACTTGTACGATCCGCAAACAGGAGAACATAACATTCCTTTTGCGCGAGAAGCTTTGGATGGTAGAAGTGCAGTTTTAATCACTCTGGGCATTTGGGAAGAGGGACTAGTAGTTGCACCGGGGAATCCAATGGAAATCAAATCCTTATCTGACTTGGTGGAACTAGAAGCCACAATCATTAACCGCGAACCTGGTTCTGGTAGTCGGATGCTATTAGAACGCAAACTCAAAGAGGAAAAAGTATCAGCAAACACAATTAAAGGATATGAGCATATTGTCCATAGCCATCAGGATGTAGCCTTATCTATCGCCGCAGGTATCGCTGATGCGGGGGTGAGTACGGCTTCTGTAGCGGCGGCTTTTGGTTTGGGATTTATCCCCTTGCATCAAGCGCGGTATGACTTAGTGATTCTCAAGGAATACTTGGAAGAAGCACCAGTACAGCAATTTTTGAGTATCTTGGGACATCGATTAGTGCAATCACAATTAGAAGTTCTAGGCGGCTATGACATCAGCGACATTGGTGAAGTTGTCGCAACTATTTAG
- a CDS encoding type II toxin-antitoxin system VapC family toxin — protein sequence MRILLDTHIFLWFISGDTQLSTDVRDAIRDPDNDVYLSSVSIWEAIVKYQLGKLPLPEQPETYLPKQRDLHQIASLALDENSVIQLAKLPLLHRDPFDRMLICQALQNGLIIATVDSAVRAYSVSVI from the coding sequence ATGAGGATTCTGCTGGATACGCACATCTTTTTATGGTTCATTAGTGGCGATACTCAGTTGTCAACAGATGTTCGGGATGCGATTCGTGATCCAGACAATGATGTCTATCTGAGTTCAGTTTCAATTTGGGAAGCAATTGTTAAGTACCAGTTGGGTAAGCTACCTCTGCCGGAGCAGCCGGAAACTTATTTACCCAAACAGCGCGATCTTCATCAGATTGCCAGTCTTGCTCTGGATGAAAATAGTGTGATTCAACTGGCTAAATTACCATTATTACATCGTGATCCATTTGACAGAATGCTTATCTGTCAAGCCTTACAAAATGGTCTGATAATTGCGACAGTAGATTCAGCAGTTCGTGCCTATTCAGTCAGTGTTATATAG
- a CDS encoding type II toxin-antitoxin system Phd/YefM family antitoxin has product MLSVTVDEIQRNPSKYLRQVEAGETIVIVQADKAIAELRPIASNKQLRPFGLCSGEFTVPDDFDAPLPEDILSTFEGK; this is encoded by the coding sequence ATGTTAAGCGTGACAGTTGATGAAATTCAGCGCAATCCTTCCAAGTATCTGCGTCAAGTGGAGGCAGGTGAAACAATTGTAATTGTTCAAGCAGATAAAGCGATCGCTGAACTTAGACCTATCGCCAGTAATAAGCAATTGCGACCATTTGGTTTGTGTTCAGGTGAGTTTACTGTTCCAGATGATTTCGATGCTCCTTTGCCAGAAGATATTCTCAGTACATTTGAGGGCAAATGA
- the nifH gene encoding nitrogenase iron protein, with the protein MRKIAIYGKGGIGKSTTTQNMVAGLVEIERKVMVVGCDSKADSTRLLLGGLHPKIVLDTLRQESDDLHLEDLCKEGWGKTFCVESGGPEPGVGCTGRGVITSIGLLEQLGAYDEKLQLDYTFYDGLGSVVCGGFVMPMRERKAQEVYIVTSGEIMAMYTTNNICRGIHKYTVIGGVRLGGLICNSRNIEQEDDLVKAFAEELGTQMIAFIPRDKIVQQAEFYSQTVIEYAPHCEQAQHYRNLAKAIDQNTNFVIPKPLSDEQLEELLVNSGVLSV; encoded by the coding sequence ATGCGGAAGATTGCTATTTACGGTAAAGGGGGCATTGGTAAATCTACAACTACCCAAAATATGGTAGCTGGTTTAGTGGAAATAGAGCGTAAGGTGATGGTGGTTGGATGTGACTCCAAGGCTGATTCTACCAGGTTGTTGTTAGGAGGACTGCACCCCAAGATTGTTTTAGATACCTTACGTCAAGAATCAGACGATTTGCATTTAGAAGATTTATGCAAAGAAGGCTGGGGTAAGACATTTTGTGTGGAATCGGGCGGCCCTGAACCTGGTGTGGGATGTACAGGTAGGGGTGTAATTACATCCATTGGCTTGTTAGAACAACTTGGTGCTTATGATGAAAAACTCCAACTTGATTACACTTTTTATGATGGTTTGGGTAGTGTGGTGTGCGGTGGCTTTGTAATGCCGATGCGGGAAAGAAAGGCGCAAGAAGTTTATATCGTTACTTCTGGCGAAATTATGGCTATGTACACCACTAACAACATCTGTCGAGGGATTCACAAATATACGGTTATTGGCGGTGTGCGGCTGGGAGGCTTAATTTGCAACTCTCGCAATATTGAGCAAGAAGATGATTTAGTTAAGGCTTTTGCGGAAGAATTAGGAACTCAAATGATTGCCTTTATTCCCAGAGACAAAATTGTACAGCAAGCGGAATTTTATAGTCAGACGGTGATTGAGTATGCACCTCATTGCGAACAAGCACAGCATTACCGTAACTTAGCCAAAGCCATTGACCAAAACACAAATTTTGTTATTCCCAAACCTTTATCTGATGAACAGCTAGAAGAACTGTTGGTCAATTCTGGAGTTTTGAGCGTATAA
- the cydB gene encoding cytochrome d ubiquinol oxidase subunit II yields MESVSTTLPLLWFGLVALFLTLYLITDGFDLGVGILTLTAANEARRGIIINTLSTVWDANETWLVCTGGLLYGAFPLAYATIVNALYIPITLMVIGFIFRAVAFEFREHSLDKTFWNIGFGGGSLLVAFSQGLVLGGVIAGIKVDAAGNFIGGTWDWLNLPSILVAITVVQGYVLIGSTYLITKTEGELKRYHYITAKFSAFTTYLGALVLTIATPMFYEQVKERLFHQPEVVIFAAIPVLATVAAGLLMNSINRRQEIKPFIWTIVLFLITILALAFVVFPYIIPFQITIYQASSSLSSQAFMIAFIGFFVPILLFYNIYLYRVFRGKVVSPHYGE; encoded by the coding sequence ATGGAATCCGTAAGCACCACTCTACCATTGCTCTGGTTTGGACTTGTTGCCCTGTTCCTCACCTTGTACTTAATTACCGATGGCTTTGATTTAGGCGTAGGCATTTTGACCCTAACTGCTGCTAACGAAGCACGACGGGGAATCATTATCAATACTCTCAGCACCGTTTGGGATGCCAATGAAACTTGGCTAGTATGTACGGGAGGTTTGTTGTATGGAGCTTTCCCCCTGGCTTACGCTACTATCGTTAATGCCCTCTACATTCCGATTACCCTGATGGTGATTGGGTTTATCTTCCGCGCCGTCGCCTTTGAATTTCGGGAACACTCCTTAGACAAAACCTTTTGGAACATTGGTTTTGGTGGCGGTAGTTTGTTAGTAGCTTTTTCCCAAGGATTAGTATTAGGTGGCGTGATTGCGGGAATTAAAGTAGATGCAGCCGGAAACTTTATTGGTGGGACTTGGGATTGGTTGAATTTACCATCAATATTAGTAGCGATAACAGTTGTTCAAGGCTATGTATTGATTGGCTCAACTTATTTGATTACCAAAACAGAAGGTGAACTCAAACGATATCACTACATCACCGCCAAATTTAGTGCCTTCACCACATACTTGGGTGCATTAGTGCTGACAATTGCGACACCAATGTTTTACGAACAAGTCAAAGAAAGGCTATTCCATCAACCAGAAGTAGTGATATTTGCTGCTATTCCTGTCTTAGCGACCGTTGCAGCCGGACTACTGATGAATAGTATCAACCGCCGTCAAGAAATCAAGCCCTTTATCTGGACAATTGTACTTTTCTTGATCACTATTCTGGCGTTAGCTTTCGTAGTATTTCCCTACATCATTCCTTTCCAAATCACAATCTATCAGGCTTCTTCCTCTTTGAGTTCCCAAGCCTTCATGATTGCTTTCATCGGCTTTTTTGTGCCGATTCTACTGTTCTACAACATTTATCTTTACCGAGTATTTAGAGGTAAGGTTGTTAGCCCTCATTATGGGGAGTAG
- a CDS encoding cytochrome ubiquinol oxidase subunit I gives MNFLSDTVMLSRLQFAVTSIFHMFWPILTIGMSWYLFVVEILWLKTKNPTFYYHARFWSKLYILNFGLGVASGVAIEFEFGANWAPFSLAVGDFLGSILGFEGTMAFMLEAAFLGIMIYGWNKIPPLMHLFATLCVAVGASLSSFWIIVANSWMQTPAGGEMVNGKFLVHSYLEAIFNPAALNSWFHMILAILETALFVIGGISAWYILKQRYQEFFSKSFKIAIALAILVTPLQIVIGHFSGEEVYHNQPSKLAAIEALWDTVPAGEAAPWNVLVAPNDKENKNNWSLSVPNGLGMVLEMKPTLSEPVLGLNEWKPEDRPHAVSLIFYTFRIMVGIAFFFLGLMGVSVVQWLRGKLSAENITKQTWLMRAWILAAPLGYVAVESGWMVREVGRQPWIVYGQIRTADAVSNVPASNVLVSLLGYTSIYLLLFACALYFGRRIVLQGPNFGLPLPNQDGQHSDIGQITESVHN, from the coding sequence ATGAATTTTCTTTCAGATACAGTGATGCTGTCGCGTCTTCAATTTGCAGTCACCAGCATCTTTCATATGTTTTGGCCTATCCTCACAATTGGGATGTCTTGGTATTTGTTTGTTGTCGAGATTTTATGGCTAAAAACCAAAAATCCTACTTTTTATTACCATGCACGTTTTTGGTCAAAACTCTACATTCTCAATTTTGGTCTTGGTGTGGCTTCTGGTGTAGCTATTGAATTTGAATTTGGTGCAAACTGGGCCCCATTTTCTCTGGCTGTGGGTGATTTTTTAGGTAGTATTTTAGGCTTTGAAGGTACGATGGCCTTTATGCTAGAAGCTGCTTTTTTAGGGATTATGATTTATGGCTGGAATAAAATACCACCACTGATGCACCTCTTCGCAACCTTATGTGTAGCGGTTGGTGCTAGTCTCTCATCTTTCTGGATTATTGTTGCTAACTCTTGGATGCAAACACCAGCCGGTGGGGAAATGGTGAATGGTAAATTTCTGGTTCACAGTTATCTAGAAGCCATTTTTAACCCCGCAGCTTTGAATAGTTGGTTTCACATGATCTTGGCGATTCTCGAAACCGCTTTGTTTGTGATTGGTGGGATTAGTGCTTGGTACATTCTCAAACAGCGTTATCAAGAGTTTTTTAGCAAGTCTTTCAAGATTGCGATCGCCTTAGCTATTCTCGTCACACCCCTACAAATTGTCATTGGTCACTTCAGTGGTGAGGAAGTATACCACAACCAACCCAGTAAATTAGCTGCGATCGAGGCTTTATGGGACACTGTACCCGCAGGCGAAGCAGCACCTTGGAATGTTTTAGTTGCACCTAACGATAAAGAGAACAAGAATAATTGGTCACTCAGTGTTCCTAATGGTTTAGGTATGGTTTTGGAAATGAAGCCCACACTTTCCGAACCTGTACTGGGTTTAAATGAGTGGAAACCAGAAGACAGACCCCACGCAGTTTCCCTGATATTCTATACCTTCCGCATCATGGTAGGTATTGCCTTCTTTTTCCTGGGTTTGATGGGTGTCAGCGTTGTCCAATGGTTGCGCGGTAAGCTGAGTGCGGAAAATATTACCAAACAAACTTGGTTAATGCGGGCGTGGATATTAGCTGCACCCTTGGGTTATGTCGCCGTGGAATCTGGTTGGATGGTACGAGAAGTTGGTAGACAACCTTGGATTGTGTATGGACAAATTCGCACAGCCGATGCTGTTTCTAATGTCCCAGCCAGCAACGTCTTAGTTTCACTCTTGGGTTACACCAGTATTTACCTATTATTGTTCGCCTGCGCCTTATATTTTGGTCGTCGGATAGTTCTCCAAGGGCCGAATTTCGGACTACCCTTACCCAATCAAGATGGACAGCACAGCGACATAGGACAAATCACAGAAAGCGTACACAACTAA